The genomic stretch CGATCGTGCGCTGCATGCCCAACACCCCAGCCCTGCTGCGCCAGGGCGTGAGCGGCCTGTTCGCGACCACCCAGGTGACAGCCGAGCAACGCCAGCAAGCGCAAGACCTGTTGTCGGCCGTGGGCATCGCCCTGTGGCTGGACGAAGAACAGCAACTGGATGCGGTCACCGCCGTGTCTGGCAGTGGCCCGGCATATTTCTTCCTGCTGATCGAAGCCATGACCGCCGCTGGCGAGAAGCTCGGCCTGCCACGGGAAACCGCCGCCCAACTGACCCTGCAAACCGCCCTTGGCGCCGCGCACATGGCAGTTGCCAGTGACGTCGACGCCGCCGAACTGCGCCGCCGCGTCACTTCACCTGCCGGCACCACCGAAGCTGCGATCAAGGCCTTCCAGGCCGGCGGATTCGAAGCCCTGGTGGAACACGCACTGGGTGCCGCTGCACACCGTTCAGCCGAGATGGCTGAGCAACTGGGTCAATAAGGAGCCATACATGATTGGATTGAACACTGCAGCGGTGTACGTGCTGCAAACCCTCGGCAGTCTGTACCTGCTGATCGTACTCCTGCGTTTTGTAC from Pseudomonas sp. S04 encodes the following:
- the proC gene encoding pyrroline-5-carboxylate reductase; protein product: MSKTRIAFIGAGNMAASLIGGLRAKGLDAAQIRASDPGAETRARVAAEHGIEVFADNADAIAGADVVVLAVKPQAMKVVCEALRPSLQPQQLVVSIAAGITCASMNNWLGAQPIVRCMPNTPALLRQGVSGLFATTQVTAEQRQQAQDLLSAVGIALWLDEEQQLDAVTAVSGSGPAYFFLLIEAMTAAGEKLGLPRETAAQLTLQTALGAAHMAVASDVDAAELRRRVTSPAGTTEAAIKAFQAGGFEALVEHALGAAAHRSAEMAEQLGQ